From the genome of Latilactobacillus curvatus JCM 1096 = DSM 20019:
ACCTTCTTTTAAAGTCTTCCCATTAATATCTTGCATGAATGAGTTGAATGCTAGTGCTGGTAAAGCAACCGTTAAAACGACTTTTGACAGAATCTTCCCAAATTTATCCGTGAAGATCTCGCGTTTGCGGCAGTAGAATCCTAATAAAATAATAAACACTGTCGACGTGATCGAACTCACAATATCCATGTTCGTAAACGTCTTCGTTAAAATATCGCCAATACTCATCTGTACTCTCCTCTGTTATAACATTTAGTCCGCTGTATTATAACACGGACAACTGGTATCGATTATAACAAGAAAGTAACGGAAAAGAAATAGGGCAAAAGAAAAAGAGTGAAAAATAACTTCACTCTTTCTCAGACCTAAATTTTGTATTCATTTTCATTACATGCTATATATTAATTATCTAAACTGCCAAGGAGGCCTTCTCATGCCCAGACAAAGCATCTTCAACATGTCTCTTTCCAAAATCTACCCCATGCTCGTCCAAAAAGCCGAACGCAAAAACCGCACCCAAGCCGAAGTCAATCAGATTATCCGCTGGCTAGCCGGCTACACCCAAACTGAACTCGAAACCCAACTCTCAAAAGACGTCACCTACCAAACGTTCTTCGAAGAAGCACCGCAGATGAACCCAAACTGTAATCTAATCACCGGCGTGGTTTGCGGCGTCCGCGTTGAAGCCATTGAAGACCCACTGATGCAAAAAATTTGCTGGCTCGATAAGTTGGTGGATGAATTGGCGAAGGAGAAGACGATGGAGAAGATACTACGAGAATAACTAAAGCACTCATAAAAATAAAGCCTTAGGGATTAGCTTAAAAAACTAATCCCTAAGG
Proteins encoded in this window:
- a CDS encoding DUF2200 domain-containing protein, with product MPRQSIFNMSLSKIYPMLVQKAERKNRTQAEVNQIIRWLAGYTQTELETQLSKDVTYQTFFEEAPQMNPNCNLITGVVCGVRVEAIEDPLMQKICWLDKLVDELAKEKTMEKILRE